From Salinibacterium sp. ZJ450, one genomic window encodes:
- the rplA gene encoding 50S ribosomal protein L1, with the protein MAQKSKAYRAAAEKLEPGKFYAPTEAVAVARETGATKPNSTVEVALKLGVDPRKADQMVRGTVILPHGTGKTARVIVFATGPAAEAAIAAGADEVGGDELIEKVAGGYTSFDSAVSTPELMGKVGRLGKVLGPRGLMPNPKTGTVTPDVAKAVSDIKGGKIEFRVDKHSNVHFVIGKANFTAEQLDENLKSALDEIVRLKPSSSKGRYVLKGALSTTFGPGIPLDVNAI; encoded by the coding sequence ATGGCACAGAAGTCCAAGGCCTACCGCGCCGCGGCCGAGAAGCTCGAGCCCGGCAAGTTTTACGCCCCCACCGAGGCCGTCGCGGTTGCCCGCGAGACCGGTGCGACCAAGCCCAACTCGACCGTTGAGGTTGCGTTGAAGCTCGGCGTCGACCCCCGCAAGGCTGACCAGATGGTCCGCGGCACCGTCATTCTTCCTCACGGTACCGGCAAGACCGCCCGCGTCATCGTCTTCGCAACCGGCCCCGCGGCCGAGGCTGCTATCGCAGCCGGCGCCGACGAGGTTGGTGGCGACGAGCTGATCGAGAAGGTGGCCGGCGGCTACACCTCGTTCGACTCGGCAGTCTCGACCCCCGAGCTCATGGGCAAGGTCGGTCGCCTCGGTAAGGTGCTGGGCCCGCGCGGCCTGATGCCGAACCCGAAGACCGGCACCGTGACCCCGGATGTCGCGAAGGCTGTCTCCGACATCAAGGGCGGAAAGATCGAGTTCCGCGTCGACAAGCACTCCAACGTGCACTTCGTGATCGGCAAGGCGAACTTCACCGCCGAGCAGCTCGACGAGAACCTGAAGTCGGCTCTCGACGAGATCGTGCGTCTGAAGCCGTCGAGCTCGAAGGGCCGCTACGTGCTGAAGGGCGCCCTGTCGACCACGTTCGGCCCCGGCATCCCGCTGGACGTCAACGCCATCTAG
- the rplK gene encoding 50S ribosomal protein L11 — MAPKKKVTGLIKLQINAGAANPAPPIGPALGQHGVNIMEFCKAYNAATESQRGNVIPVEITVYEDRSFTFILKTPPAAELIKKAAGVAKGSATPHTVKVAKLTRDQVRAIAEQKQADLNANDIAAAEKIIAGTARSMGITVDA, encoded by the coding sequence ATGGCACCGAAGAAGAAGGTTACTGGTCTGATCAAGCTTCAGATCAACGCCGGCGCCGCGAACCCCGCCCCGCCCATCGGCCCGGCCCTGGGTCAGCACGGCGTGAACATCATGGAGTTCTGCAAGGCGTACAACGCGGCGACCGAGTCGCAGCGCGGCAATGTCATCCCGGTTGAGATCACCGTGTACGAGGACCGCTCGTTCACCTTCATCCTGAAGACTCCTCCGGCAGCCGAGCTCATCAAGAAGGCGGCTGGCGTCGCCAAGGGTTCCGCCACCCCGCACACCGTCAAGGTTGCCAAGCTCACCCGCGACCAGGTTCGCGCGATCGCCGAGCAGAAGCAGGCCGACCTCAACGCCAACGACATCGCTGCCGCCGAGAAGATCATCGCCGGCACCGCTCGGTCGATGGGCATCACGGTCGACGCGTAG
- a CDS encoding pyridoxal phosphate-dependent aminotransferase — MPEFPRVSRRIGSISESATLKVDAKAKALQAEGRPVISYAAGEPDFATPDYIVEAALAAVHDPKNYRYTPAAGLPDLREAVAAKTLRDSGLAASASQVVVTNGGKQAVYQAFATLLDPGDEVLMPAPYWTTYPEAIRLAGGVPVEVFAGSDQGYLVTVEQLEAARTPRSKVLLFVSPSNPTGAVYSAEQTRAIGEWALENGLWVISDEIYQNLVYDTAGTPSSAEVPGHATSIVEAVPELADRTILVNGVAKTYAMTGWRVGWMVGPTDAIKAAANLQSHLSSNVSNISQRAALAALTGPQDSVETMRQAFDRRRKLIVSELNTIPGMVTPTPEGAFYVYPDVTGLLNREWGGVTPTTSLELADLILEQAEVAVVPGEAFGPSGYIRLSYALGDEPLLEGVRRLQKLFS, encoded by the coding sequence GTGCCTGAATTCCCCCGCGTATCCCGTCGTATCGGCTCGATCAGCGAGTCCGCCACCCTCAAGGTCGATGCCAAGGCCAAGGCGTTGCAGGCCGAGGGCCGCCCGGTGATCAGTTATGCCGCCGGTGAGCCCGATTTCGCCACGCCCGACTACATCGTGGAGGCGGCCCTCGCGGCCGTGCACGACCCGAAGAACTACCGGTACACGCCGGCCGCGGGGCTGCCCGACCTGCGGGAGGCGGTCGCGGCGAAGACGCTGCGGGACAGCGGGCTCGCGGCATCCGCTTCCCAGGTTGTGGTGACCAACGGCGGCAAGCAGGCCGTGTACCAGGCGTTCGCCACGCTGCTCGACCCCGGCGACGAGGTGCTGATGCCGGCGCCGTACTGGACCACATACCCGGAGGCGATCCGGCTCGCCGGCGGCGTGCCAGTCGAGGTGTTCGCCGGCTCCGACCAGGGCTACCTGGTCACCGTGGAGCAGCTGGAGGCGGCTCGCACCCCTCGCAGCAAGGTGCTGCTGTTCGTATCGCCGTCCAACCCGACCGGCGCCGTCTACTCGGCCGAACAGACCCGGGCGATCGGCGAGTGGGCGCTGGAGAACGGCCTGTGGGTGATCAGCGACGAGATCTACCAGAACCTGGTCTACGACACCGCGGGCACCCCGTCATCTGCCGAGGTTCCCGGTCACGCCACCTCGATCGTGGAAGCCGTGCCGGAGCTCGCCGACCGCACCATCCTGGTCAACGGCGTGGCGAAAACCTACGCCATGACCGGATGGCGGGTGGGATGGATGGTCGGCCCGACCGATGCGATCAAGGCCGCCGCGAACCTGCAGTCGCACCTGTCATCGAACGTGTCGAACATCTCGCAGCGCGCGGCGCTCGCGGCGCTCACCGGCCCGCAGGATTCGGTGGAAACTATGCGGCAGGCGTTCGACCGCCGCCGCAAGCTGATCGTGTCGGAGCTGAACACCATCCCGGGCATGGTCACGCCGACGCCGGAGGGCGCGTTCTATGTGTATCCGGATGTCACGGGCCTGCTGAACCGCGAATGGGGTGGCGTCACCCCGACCACGTCGCTCGAGCTCGCCGACCTGATCCTCGAGCAGGCCGAGGTGGCCGTGGTTCCCGGGGAGGCGTTCGGCCCGAGCGGCTACATCCGCCTGTCGTACGCGCTCGGCGACGAGCCGCTGCTTGAGGGTGTGCGGCGGCTGCAGAAGCTGTTCAGCTAG
- a CDS encoding YbhB/YbcL family Raf kinase inhibitor-like protein, giving the protein MELSSSAFASAQPIPERHGKRAGNASPSLSWTGVPAGTRSFALSALDRISPGNVYVHWLACDIPGTVTALDDDASGSGRMPEGSRELTRYVGPFPPSGTHTYEFTLYALDTDRLDLAAGVSLPAFERAVNGHTLDAATLSGTFKARG; this is encoded by the coding sequence ATGGAACTCAGTTCGTCAGCATTCGCCTCGGCGCAGCCGATCCCGGAGCGGCACGGCAAGAGAGCGGGCAACGCGTCTCCGTCGCTGTCGTGGACCGGCGTTCCGGCTGGCACACGATCCTTCGCTCTATCGGCTCTGGATCGAATCTCACCCGGCAACGTGTACGTGCACTGGCTGGCCTGCGACATCCCGGGCACGGTCACGGCTCTGGATGACGACGCTTCGGGATCCGGTCGGATGCCGGAGGGCTCCCGGGAGCTGACGCGGTATGTCGGGCCGTTTCCGCCGTCGGGCACGCACACATACGAGTTCACGCTGTACGCCCTGGACACCGATCGCCTCGATCTGGCCGCCGGGGTCTCGCTGCCTGCGTTCGAGCGGGCGGTGAATGGGCACACCCTCGACGCCGCGACGCTGTCTGGCACATTCAAGGCGCGCGGGTAG
- the secE gene encoding preprotein translocase subunit SecE, producing the protein MAKKVIDEPSEDVVANAKKERAERRGPFSRLALFFRQVIGELKKVVTPTRKELLSYTGVVLVFVVIMMALVSLLDLGFGTLVSYVFGDGPIN; encoded by the coding sequence ATGGCCAAGAAAGTTATCGACGAACCCAGCGAGGATGTCGTCGCCAACGCGAAAAAGGAACGCGCCGAACGCCGCGGTCCGTTTTCTCGGCTTGCACTGTTCTTCCGTCAGGTCATCGGCGAACTGAAAAAGGTTGTCACCCCGACCCGCAAAGAGCTGCTGAGCTACACCGGCGTCGTGTTGGTGTTCGTTGTCATCATGATGGCGCTGGTCTCCTTGCTCGACCTCGGGTTCGGAACCTTGGTGTCGTACGTGTTCGGCGACGGCCCAATCAACTAA
- the nusG gene encoding transcription termination/antitermination protein NusG — protein sequence MSEQERRDIDLATAAEQSSEEDEAQEGNTLAADERSVDSAEHEAIHVFEEGEVEEEGDLSGLLDDLDAAMDPEADSVVDDALDVDSLDEAEAAVEATEDEQAAEVDPYEEFRAELRAKFGKWYVIHSYAGFEKRVKQNIENRRVSLGMEDFVFEVQVPMEDVVEIKNGQRKLVNRVRIPGYVLVRMDLNEDSWSVVRHTPGVTGFVGNSHNPTPLRFEEAFSMLKSLVQVEVAPTAKGAAGKGGQKLQARVIPAEIDFEVGETITIKEGSFAGLPGTISEIKPESGKLTVLVSLFERETPVELSFDQVTKL from the coding sequence GTGTCTGAACAAGAGCGCCGCGACATCGACCTCGCGACTGCCGCCGAGCAGTCGTCCGAAGAGGACGAGGCTCAGGAGGGCAACACGCTCGCCGCGGATGAGCGATCCGTCGATTCCGCCGAGCACGAGGCCATCCACGTCTTCGAAGAGGGCGAAGTCGAAGAGGAGGGCGACCTGAGCGGTCTGCTCGATGACCTCGACGCCGCCATGGACCCCGAAGCCGACTCCGTGGTCGATGACGCCCTCGATGTCGACTCCCTCGACGAGGCGGAAGCCGCCGTCGAAGCCACCGAGGACGAGCAGGCCGCAGAGGTTGACCCGTACGAGGAGTTCCGCGCTGAACTCCGTGCGAAGTTCGGCAAGTGGTACGTCATTCACTCCTACGCCGGGTTCGAGAAGCGCGTCAAGCAGAACATCGAGAACCGCCGCGTCAGCCTCGGCATGGAGGACTTCGTTTTCGAGGTCCAGGTGCCGATGGAAGACGTCGTCGAGATCAAGAACGGTCAGCGCAAGCTGGTCAACCGGGTGCGCATTCCCGGCTACGTGCTGGTGCGCATGGACCTCAACGAGGACAGCTGGTCGGTCGTGCGTCACACGCCCGGTGTCACCGGCTTCGTCGGCAACTCGCACAACCCCACCCCGCTGCGCTTCGAAGAGGCCTTCTCGATGCTGAAGAGCCTCGTGCAGGTCGAGGTTGCTCCCACCGCGAAGGGCGCGGCAGGCAAGGGTGGCCAGAAGCTGCAGGCTCGCGTCATCCCCGCCGAGATCGACTTCGAGGTCGGCGAGACCATCACCATCAAGGAAGGCTCGTTCGCCGGCCTTCCCGGCACGATCAGCGAGATCAAGCCGGAGAGCGGCAAGCTCACCGTGCTCGTGTCGCTGTTCGAGCGTGAGACTCCGGTCGAGCTCAGCTTCGACCAGGTCACCAAGCTCTAA
- a CDS encoding LuxR family transcriptional regulator — protein sequence MTSATELDRGRAAYVDRQWTEAVARFADADRSEALAADDMMRLSTSATMVGDVVAGTDFLTRAHEKYLAAGDLRGAVRAASWLGLQFQNSGDRAQSAGWFARAQRLVEEDPDDDYLPGMPLIGAALVTMYGSGDATGALALFERAAQIGARFDDPDLLALGRLGYGQASVILGDVTTGLRALDEAMVSVTAGEVSPIPSGIIYCAVIGTCHLAFDVRRAYEWTLALDHWCDTQPDLVNFSGQCQAHRAALFLLHGAWAEALVAAETAQDLFRRGDRAAGFGAFYQQGEVLRRRGEFDAAELCFREAGRSGWDPQPGLALLQLARGNVAQAQSQIQRAADSADPATRRQLLPAMAEIMLAAADVAGARAAADEFAAIAEQNPMPLLLATAAQTDGAVLVAERRPSDALGRLRGAVLLWRELEAPYEEGECRMLMGRACRALGDDDSTVMEFDTARSIFAELGAKPALAELDALARAHQEDARGPLTAREIEVLRLVSAGLTNRQVAERLYLSEKTVARHLSNIFTKLDLPSRAAATAYAYEHQLVS from the coding sequence ATGACATCCGCGACCGAGCTGGATCGCGGTCGCGCCGCGTACGTCGACCGTCAGTGGACCGAGGCCGTCGCCCGGTTCGCCGACGCTGACCGCTCGGAGGCACTCGCCGCCGATGACATGATGCGGTTGTCGACGTCGGCCACCATGGTGGGTGACGTCGTGGCAGGTACCGATTTCCTCACCCGCGCGCACGAGAAGTATTTGGCGGCGGGCGACCTCCGCGGCGCGGTGCGGGCCGCGTCCTGGCTCGGCCTGCAATTCCAGAACTCGGGTGACCGCGCGCAAAGCGCCGGGTGGTTTGCCCGAGCGCAACGCCTCGTCGAGGAGGACCCGGATGACGACTACCTGCCGGGGATGCCGCTGATCGGCGCCGCACTGGTCACCATGTATGGCTCCGGAGACGCGACAGGCGCCCTGGCGTTGTTCGAGCGGGCCGCCCAGATCGGTGCGCGGTTCGATGACCCCGACCTGCTCGCCCTCGGTCGGCTGGGGTACGGGCAGGCCTCCGTGATCCTCGGCGATGTGACCACGGGTCTTCGCGCGCTCGATGAGGCGATGGTCTCGGTCACCGCCGGTGAGGTGTCGCCGATCCCGTCTGGCATCATCTACTGCGCCGTGATCGGCACCTGCCACCTGGCGTTCGACGTGCGCCGCGCATACGAGTGGACCCTCGCCCTCGACCACTGGTGCGACACCCAGCCGGATCTGGTGAACTTCAGCGGGCAGTGCCAGGCACATCGCGCGGCCCTGTTCTTACTGCATGGCGCGTGGGCCGAGGCCCTGGTGGCCGCCGAAACGGCGCAAGACCTGTTTCGGCGCGGCGACCGAGCCGCCGGCTTCGGGGCGTTCTATCAACAGGGCGAGGTGCTTCGCCGACGCGGCGAGTTCGACGCCGCGGAGCTGTGCTTCCGGGAAGCCGGCCGATCGGGATGGGATCCGCAGCCAGGCTTGGCGCTGCTACAGCTCGCACGCGGCAATGTGGCCCAGGCGCAGTCGCAGATCCAGCGCGCGGCGGACAGTGCCGACCCCGCGACCCGCCGCCAGTTGCTGCCGGCGATGGCCGAGATCATGCTGGCGGCCGCGGATGTCGCGGGAGCACGGGCTGCGGCGGACGAGTTCGCGGCAATCGCGGAACAGAATCCCATGCCGCTGCTGTTGGCCACGGCCGCCCAGACCGACGGCGCCGTGCTGGTCGCCGAGCGCAGGCCGAGCGACGCGCTTGGCAGGCTGCGCGGGGCCGTGCTGCTCTGGCGCGAACTCGAGGCGCCATACGAGGAAGGCGAGTGCCGGATGCTGATGGGACGCGCCTGCCGTGCCCTCGGCGACGACGACTCGACCGTCATGGAGTTCGACACCGCCCGCAGCATCTTCGCCGAACTCGGTGCAAAGCCTGCCCTCGCCGAGCTCGACGCCCTGGCGCGCGCTCACCAGGAGGACGCCCGAGGTCCGCTCACCGCCCGGGAGATCGAGGTGCTACGGCTGGTTTCGGCCGGGCTCACCAACCGTCAGGTGGCCGAGCGGCTGTACCTGAGCGAGAAGACCGTGGCGCGCCATCTGAGCAATATCTTCACGAAACTCGACCTGCCGTCGAGGGCGGCGGCGACGGCGTACGCCTACGAGCACCAGTTGGTGTCGTAA